The Engystomops pustulosus chromosome 1, aEngPut4.maternal, whole genome shotgun sequence genome has a window encoding:
- the LOC140069565 gene encoding purpurin-like, producing the protein MNHFKCIFLAALLTIILQCKAQSCVVDTLKVKQDFDIKRYGGKWYAVGKKDPEGLFLQDNISAEYTVDEDGTMTASSKGRVKLFGFWLICADMAAQYSVPDPATPAKMYMTYQGLASYLSSGGDNYWVIDTDYDNYAITYACRALKEDGTCHDGYAIVFSRNPRGFSPAITRIVRQKQEEICMAGQFQPVLQSGAC; encoded by the exons ATGAACCATTTCAAGTGCATCTTTCTTGCAGCACTTCTCACAATTATTCTTCAATGCAAAGCCCAATCCTGTGTGGTTGACACTTTGAAAGTGAAGCAGGACTTTGACATAAAAAGG TACGGGGGAAAATGGTACGCGGTTGGAAAAAAAGACCCAGAAGGCCTCTTCCTTCAAGATAATATTTCTGCTGAATACACAGTGGATGAAGATGGCACAATGACTGCATCATCAAAGGGAAGAGTTAAACTATTTGG GTTCTGGCTCATCTGtgcagacatggcagctcagtaTTCAGTACCCGATCCAGCCACACCAGCTAAAATGTACATGACCTACCAGGGCCTGGCTAGCTACCTATCAAGTGGAG GTGACAACTACTGGGTCATTGACACAGACTATGATAACTATGCTATTACTTATGCTTGCCGTGCTCTTAAAGAAGATGGAACATGTCATGATGGTTATGCCATTGTATTTTCACGCAATCCACGTGGATTTTCACCAGCCATTACAAGGATTGTGAGACAAAAACAAGAAGAAATCTGCATGGCTGGACAATTTCAACCAGTACTTCAATCTG GAGCTTGCTAA